CATATTTTGATGGCATAGACACTTCTCAGGTATATGATCTGAAACGGAAGGTATCCCGGCTTAGACAAGCCGGTGGATCCATTGAGATGTATTACAATAGTCTCCAAGGATTGTGGAGAGAAATTGATTTTCGACGACCAAACCCGATGACATGTGAGAGTGATATTTGCAAATATAATTTGCTTATACAAGAAGATCGTGTATATACATTCCTGGATGGCTTGGATGATCGCCTTGATAAAGTCCGAAGTGATGTACTCCAGACGAAACCGTTTCCCACAGTGGAGCAGGCATATGCATCGGTTCATAGAGAAGATTTAAGACAGTCTGTGATGATAGGCACGTGGGATGTATCAACTGGAGGAGTGATGGCATCAAAAGGAGGCACACGACCAACGGGACGTGTTGGAGGACAAAACCGGCCCAGTTCAGATATGACCCAACAACCTCCCTCTTTACTACTGATGCCGCATGGAACTGGACACTCTGGAAGTGTGGGAAAACCAGTCTCCAAGTCTAAACCTCAATTAGAAGGTGAAGGGTGCACACACTATGGTAATCCTAAACACACTCATGaaacttgtttcaaattgcatggcTACCCAGAATGGTGGACTGAATTCAAGGCTAAGAAGCAACGAGAAGCTGGTGGAAAAGGTGGTGTTTCTGGTCGGGCAGCACTGGTTAATGCCGAACCTCAGTTGTCCTTAATTCCACAGGTAGAATCTCCCATTGACGGCTCTACAACACTCAGTGATTCAGGTAACTGTGGCCATTCTCTACTTAGTACTAGTCACCGTAATCATAATGGATGGATAATTGATTCGGGAGCAACGGATCACATGACATTTGATGCTAATGATTTTGTTAGTACTTCTCAACCTAGACGGAGTAATATTGCCAACGCAAATGGGGTAGAGTATCCGGTCACAGGAGCTGGCACTGTGGCTTTGTCACCATCCTTATCACTATCTCATACTTTACTTGTTCCGTCTCTTTCAAATAAGTTGCTATCTGTTGGCCAAGCTACTACAGAATTGAATTGTTGTGCACTAATGTATCCGGGCTTTTGTTTTCTTCAGGATATTCTTACCAAGGAGATAATTGGTCGTGGTACTAAAGTAGGGGGGTTATACTACATGGATGACTTCAGTCCAGGCAGGGCTAACAGTATGCAACATTCAACTGGTGTGAAGACAAGACAGATTTGGTTATGGCATCGTCGTTTGGGGCATCCATCGTTCACTTACTTGAGGCATTTATTACCTGatttattttcagatttgaatgACTCCGATTTTAAGTGTGACACTTGCATTTTGGCGAAAAGTACCCGTGTGTCTTATGCTTTAAGTTCCAATAAGAATGCTACTCCTTTTGATTTAATTCATTCTAATGTTTGGGGACCCTCTCCCATTTCTACTCAGTCTGGTACTCAATGGtttgttacttttgttgatgattGCACACGGATGACATGGATTTATTTGATGAAACATAAGCATGATGTGTTCAATATGTTTCAGATCTTTCATACTATGATTCAGACCCAATTTTCCGCTAAAATTCAGATTCTTCGATCTGACAACGGTGGAGAATATGTTAATCAAGATTTCAAACGGTACTTTCAAACTCATGGCATTATTCATGAAACTACATGTTCTCAGACAGcacaacaaaatggtattgCTGAGCGCAAAAATAGACATATTTTAGAAACTGCTCGGGCTCTTCTTATTGGAGCTCTTGTGCCTCGTCAGTACTGGGCTGATGCTGTATGCACGGCAGTCTATCTCTTGAATCGCTTGCCATCGCAAGTGTTAGACTTTCAGACTCCTATGCAAGCACTTTCCGCACACAGCCCACTAccttctattttgatgcttgcTTCTCGTATTTTTGGATGCACTGCCTTCGTACATCTCCATAAAAATCAGCGTACTAAGCTTGATCCTTGTGCTATACGTTGCATTTTTTTGGGATATGGGACAAATCAAAAAGGTTATCGTTGTTATCATCCTGCAACCCGCCGGATGTACGTAACCATGGATGTTACTTTCTTAGAATCTGAGACATATTTTTCTCCTTCGGGTTGCAATTCTCCTCTTCAGAGGGAGGTACGAAGTGAAGAGCAGAATTGGCCACTGCAAAGTCCAATTGAGCATGAGCATGAGCATGAGCAGCAGCCCATCATAGTGGGTCCGGGTGGTCTGGGTTCGGTTGAGGGTGAGAGCATAACATCATCAAATGTTGAGCAGCAGTCTATCTCGAAGGGTGAGATTGATCAGTCGAGAATGAGTGAACCAGACGAGCATAATGTGGCAAAGACTGGAACAGAAGACCCCCCTTACTTTACAGTACCAGACGTCCAAACTCCTGAGAATATTCCTGAGGTAAGCTCTCCTACCACTCCTCCATCCATATATGGTACTGACATTCCTACTAGTTATCAATTACCTCCCAGGCACAACCGGGGGAAACCACCGGACCGATACTCTCCAGATTACAAGGTGAAGAAGTCACAATATCCGATCGCAAATCATGTGTCTTCTCAAAGATTATCTGCTCCACTAAAAGCACTAGCATATCACTTATCCTCCGAGTTTGTACCCAATAAAATTGAAGAAGCCTTGACCGATCCTAGATGAACTCGGGCAATAAAAGAGGAAATGGAGGCATTACAGAACAACCAGACGTGGACTCTTACTCCTCTGTcgagagagaagaaaacagtGGGATGTAGATGGGTCTTTTATATCAAATACAAGGCAGATGGATCCGTTGAAAGATATAAGGTGAGACTTGTGGCGAAGGGATTTACACAAACGTATGGCATTGACTATCAAGAGACATTCTCTCCGGTGGCCAAACTAAATACAGTTAGGGTACTACTATCCTTAGCTGCAAATTTGGATTGGCCATTACATCAATTTGACGTAAAAAATGCCGTCCTCCATGGCGATCTCAAGGAGGAAGTATACATGGATATTCCACCTGGATATGCTACATCGCCACAAATGACGAAGGTTGTGTGTAAACTACAGAAAGCGTTGTATGGCCTATAGCAATCACCTCGTGCATGGTTCGGGCGATTCAGCTTAGCCATGAAGAAATTTGGTTTTAAACAAAGCAATTCTGACCATACTCTATTTTTGAAGCACCGAATGGAGAAGGTAACAGCCTTGAtaatctatgttgatgatatgataaTTACAGGAAGTGATGAAAAGGAGATttcaagacttcaagaacacttggCAGCAGAATTTGAGATGAAGAATCTCGGAGGGCTTAAGTATTTTTTGGGTATTGAGGTAGCTAGATCAAAGCATGGCATATTCCTATCCCAAAGAAAATATGTACTAGATCTTCTCTCAGAAACTGGATTACTGGATTGCAAACCTGCAGATACTCCGACAATACAGAATCATCACTTGGGTGAATATCCTGATCAAGTTCCCACTAATAAAGAAAGGTACCAAAGGTTAGTTGGAAAACTAATTTATTTATCACATACACGACCAGATATTTCATATGCAGTTAGTGTAGTAAGCCAGTTTATGCACAATCCAAGTGAGGATCATATGGATGCAGTAGTTCGTATACTTCGATATTTGAAGTCATCTCCTGGAAAGGGACTGATGTTCTCAAAAAATAACCATCTGGACATTGATGATTATACAAGTGCAGAGAGAAAAAATTCTATGGACATTGGGGGTTATACGGATGCAGATTGGGCAGGAAGTATCACGGATAGAAGGTCTACGTCAGGGTATTTTACTTTTGTGGGAGGGAACCTAGTCACTTGGAGGAGTAAGAAGCAGAAAGTTGTGGTGTTATCTAGTGCGGAAGCTGAATTTAGAGGAATGGCCAAGGGACTCTGTGAATTACTTTGGTTAAAACACTTGCTTACAGAGATTGGTTATCCACCAGTGTCGGCGATGAACTTGTTGTGTGATAATAAGGCAGCCATAGATATTGCTCAAAATCCCGTTCAACATGATCGTACAAAGCATGTTGAAGTGGACCGACACTTTATCAAGGAAAAGCTCGAAGCCAAGATAGTTCAATTTCCATTTGTTAAATCTGAAGATCAACTAGCAGATATATTAACAAAGGCGGTTTCCAGCAGGATCTTTCACAACTCACTTACCAAGTTGGGCATTGGAGATAtatatgcaccaacttgagagGGAGTGTTGACGTGAGTTGATTGGAGTAATTATAGGGATTTGATGTTGTTGACGTGAGTTGATTGGAGTAATTATAGGGATTTGATGTCCTAATTTGTATTGAATTCACACTCAGTAATTTCCCATGATTGTAGGTgagttatcatatatatataaatgtatactcGTGTATAATGTATCAAGTGAAGCGGATTATTCTCTTGTCCATATAGCAGTCagttttttcatattttctacATATACTTGATCTAGGCACTCAACTATGTCAAGTTTTCCAGTTCAGAAATTTGCAAAATGTGCAAAAATAATTCATGTTCACACATTACATCATTGCTTTTGGACTTGCAACAAAAGCAATACAGATATTCTCCTACTCTGATTGTGCGAGGAGAAAGAGAGTAATAAAATGGATATTAAAGTTAGATTACTTAAACATCATCCAATTGTAATCCATCCAAAAAATGCATCCTATTCCTTCCACACCAcaccctttttcctttttcttgcaAGAATCGCACTTCTGCAACATCACTAATCCAAAAGAAGGGATTGGGAATTGTGCTGCTGACGTGTCTTGTCAGAGCAGAGAAACAAACGTTTCCTTCACTCTAATCCCGAATTAATTTGATTCCGCTACATTCCACCCTATACCTTGCCTTTTACCTGCTAGGCTGTTTGGTTCTCGGGATTCGTTGAGAAACTAAAAGAAACACCATGGATATTGATCTCACTCCCAAGTTGGCGAAGAAAGTGTACGAAGGCGATGGTGGCGCCTACTACGCGTGGTGCCCCAACGAGCTGCCTATGCTAGGGGAAGGCAACATTGGCGCGGCCAAGCTCGCTCTTGAGAAGAATGGTTTCGCACTCCCTCGCTATTCCGATTCTTCAAAGGTTGCTCACGTTCTTCAAGGTAAACTTCACTGATATTTTTCTAGCTTGATTCTTATTTTTGTGCCTTTAGTAATTGATTGCTACTTTATTGTAGACCATCTTTCGTCATCGTTGAACTTTCCATCGTTAATTAAGGGTCAAATTCTTGGCTAACCGTGTTTGGTTCTTGTTTAAAAACTGAGTTTGATGATGGAGACGGTACTATTAAACTAATGATCTTACAGTAGACAGTATGCTAGTGTTTGTCGTTTTAGATTTAAGTTGAGCTAGATTCACACTCTTCCTGCAGAAATTGGATGTATGTATGCACATAATACATTTTACAAGGAAAGTCCAAATAGCTGTTTGAAATTTTGAGATAAACTGGTCTCAGATCTTTCAACATATCTTCAGAATTAAATCAGGAATGGCTGAAATTCATTCTATGCTTGTTCTGAAATCTATGTGCTGGAGCACAGGGTATTGAAATTTTACTGCATCGGCAtttttttgaagaagaagacattGACTGAATTTGACTGTCATGTTGGACAAACCATCAATGCTATATTGTGATCATAGAATGATGATAAATTTAGGTTTACTTATTCTACGAGTCAATCTTGGTCTTTGTACTGTAATTCATGCAATCTTATCACCAGAAGTCATCAATTCATTGTTGATCTCCTGATGGTAAATCATATCAGCTTGTTCTGTTTACTATTAGTATGTTCTGTTTACTTTTAAGcttatataattattatttattatccAATTTTAAGGAAATGGTGTGGCTGGAATTGTCCTACCTGAATCTGAAGAGAAGGTCATTGCAATTAAGAAGGGCGATGCCATTGCCATTCCTTTTGGAGTTGTTACATGGTGGTACAACAAAGAGGACTCTGAGCTGGTAGTTCTGTTCTTGGGTGAAACCTCCAAAGCCCACAAAGCTGGCAAATTCACTGATTTCCTTTTGACGGGTTCCAAAGGCATTTTCACTGGGTTCTCAGCTGAATTTGTAAGTCGAGCATGGGACTTGGAAGAAAACATTGTGAAGTCCCTTGTTGGAAGCCAATCATGCAATGAAATTGTTAAGCTTGATCCATCTCATAAGATGCCTGAGCCAATAGAGCAACACCGTGAAGGTATGGTGCTGAACTGTTTGGAAGCACCATTAGATGTAGATGTTAAGAATGGTGGAAGGGTTGTGGTCTTGAATACTAAGAATCTTCCTTTGGTTGGTGAGGTTGGACTTGGTGCTGACCTTGTTAGGTTAGATGGAAATGCCATGTGCTCTCCTGGTTTCTCTTGCGACTCAGCCTTGCAGGTGACTTATGTTGTTAGGGGTAGTGGCCGTGTTGAAGTTGTTGGTGTTGATGGTCGCAAGGTTCTCGAAACAACTCTTAAAGGGGGTAATTTGTTTATTGTACCAAGGTTTTTTGTTGTGTCGAAGATCGGTGATCCAGATGGGATGGAGTGGTTCTCCATCATTACTACTCCCAAGTGAGTTCCATTATCTTTACATCATCACCTTGCctttcttttgatgtttttaaaatttctttgtaTAATTATATGGTCAAAATTTCGATCTAAATCAGGCTATGCAAATCTTTTTTTCCATAACATGTCCCTTGCAA
This genomic stretch from Tripterygium wilfordii isolate XIE 37 chromosome 22, ASM1340144v1, whole genome shotgun sequence harbors:
- the LOC119990813 gene encoding glutelin type-A 1-like; amino-acid sequence: MDIDLTPKLAKKVYEGDGGAYYAWCPNELPMLGEGNIGAAKLALEKNGFALPRYSDSSKVAHVLQGNGVAGIVLPESEEKVIAIKKGDAIAIPFGVVTWWYNKEDSELVVLFLGETSKAHKAGKFTDFLLTGSKGIFTGFSAEFVSRAWDLEENIVKSLVGSQSCNEIVKLDPSHKMPEPIEQHREGMVLNCLEAPLDVDVKNGGRVVVLNTKNLPLVGEVGLGADLVRLDGNAMCSPGFSCDSALQVTYVVRGSGRVEVVGVDGRKVLETTLKGGNLFIVPRFFVVSKIGDPDGMEWFSIITTPNPIFTHLAGATSVWKALSPEVLQAAFNVPPEVEGLFRSKRTSDAIFFPPPK